Sequence from the Pontibacter pudoricolor genome:
TATGTTTTTCTGATCCAGTGTTGGCTTCATGAGTTGTTTCAGGTTACCGAACAGCTCCTGCACATATACCGTTTCCAGGTTAAGTTTTGTGATCTTGCTAAGGCTGCGGTATGTTTCTGCAAAACGTAAAAGTCCCTGGCTACGGCGTTTTATAGTTTCAATGCCCACTTTCAGGTCTTCCAGGTCATCCTGCGATATACCCTGTATAGTTGATTCCTTTAAACGGCTTTTCAGGGTATCGGCCAGCGACGAGATAGGAGCCACAGAGTTCATGATCTCATGCGTCATCACGTTCAGCAGCTTTTGCCAGGCCAGCGATTCTGTTTCGTCCAGCGCCTCGCTTACATTCTGGAAAGCCACTAGTTTATAGTGCAGCCCTTCGTTCTGGAAACCCGTTGCAGATAACAGTACTTTAAAAGAAGCTTTCTCTAAATAAGAAGTATGCGCCGTCGTAATTTTGGTGTGGCCGGGCTGCAGCTTCAGCACTTCTTCATACAAATCCTGGTCGCGCCTGGCAAGGTAATGTACGGTTTGCATGTGTGGCAGGTGCAGCAGTTTCCGCAGCGAATCATTCATAAGTACTACTTCGCCGCTTCTCAGTTCATAAGACAGAATACCCGTATTTACCAGCGCAATTACCTGCTGCAGGTTCTGAAACTGCGATTCTTTTTCTTTGCTCAGCGCTTTAAAAGTGGAGTTGATCTCATTAAATCCTTTACGCAGTACTTCCAGTTCCACCGGAGACTTT
This genomic interval carries:
- a CDS encoding sensor histidine kinase; amino-acid sequence: MTFKTFEGRLTLRVLLLLLTLSAPAIVVVNGWAEVLVFLIPLLIYQVYELIRFSKKAQDEFNQFVESVHYRDFSRFFNEAKSPVELEVLRKGFNEINSTFKALSKEKESQFQNLQQVIALVNTGILSYELRSGEVVLMNDSLRKLLHLPHMQTVHYLARRDQDLYEEVLKLQPGHTKITTAHTSYLEKASFKVLLSATGFQNEGLHYKLVAFQNVSEALDETESLAWQKLLNVMTHEIMNSVAPISSLADTLKSRLKESTIQGISQDDLEDLKVGIETIKRRSQGLLRFAETYRSLSKITKLNLETVYVQELFGNLKQLMKPTLDQKNITLNIVLKDPTIALQADTNLLDQVLINLLVNAIEAVKDQPNPEITLTAYTDAENKTVIKIIDNGTGMSKAVQEKIFIPFFSTKRQGSGIGLSLCKQIVLLHRGSIQVQSEEGQGTAFSLRFG